The stretch of DNA TGGAGCACTGGGACTACCAGCGTCACGCTGAGGATTGACCGTCGACGCACGCCGTGCTGCGGCTACCGTGGTGGCGGTGGAAAACCTCTCCGATGATGTTGTCGCATTCCTGTCCGAAGGTACTCGCACTGGATTGCTCGGATATCTCGCCTCCGACGGCCGTCCTCTCGTCGCCCCCGTTTGGTTTGTCGTCGACAACGGCGAACTGGCCTTCAACACCGGCAAGGACACCGCGAAAGGCCGTGCGCTAGCGCGCGATCCGCGCGTGGTGATGTGCGTCGACGACTCGCGGCCGCCGTACTCGTTCGTCCAAGTCCAGGGCATCGCCGCGGTCGGCGAGGACCCGCAGGACGTTCTCGACATTGCAACGCGCACCGGCGGGCGCTACATGGGTGCCGAGCGGGCCGAGGAGTATGGAAGGCGCAACGCCGTTCCCGGTGAACTCGTGGTGCGCATCAAGCCGACCAAGGTGCTCAAGGCCTTCAACGTGGCAGAGTGATTGCGTGAGTACGCCGCAGGAACCCTACGCCGTTGGGGTGGTGCTGGCCGCCGGCCTTGGCACCCGAGTCGGTGCCGACGGCAACAAGGCATACCTGCCGCTGGCGGGCCGCAGCATGGTGGCCTGGTCGCTCTCCTCCGTCACGCAAGTCACCGA from Mycobacterium sp. JS623 encodes:
- a CDS encoding PPOX class F420-dependent oxidoreductase codes for the protein MENLSDDVVAFLSEGTRTGLLGYLASDGRPLVAPVWFVVDNGELAFNTGKDTAKGRALARDPRVVMCVDDSRPPYSFVQVQGIAAVGEDPQDVLDIATRTGGRYMGAERAEEYGRRNAVPGELVVRIKPTKVLKAFNVAE